CCGTCCTCTCGGAAAACTTCTTCCGCCGTTTCAGGACCACCTTCGCCCCGCACCTGGAAGCCCTAGGCATCGACCTGCCGCTGCTGGAACGCGCCGATATCGAAATCCCTGGCGACCAGTATGTCGCCCTGTGGGAAGCGGCCGGCACCTGCAATCCGGCCGTCGGCCTGACCCTGGGCAGCCAGACCGAGGCCGACGATATCGGTGCCCTGGGCCACGCCTTGCATTGCGCGCCCAGCGTGGAAAAGGCGCTGATGACCCTGCACACCTATATCGTGGTGTTCGCCCAGGAGTCGTCCATCGACTACAGCTGCGAGGGCCGCCAGCTGCGCATCACCTACCAGGTTACCGACAGCACCGTGGTCAACCGCCGCCAGGACGCCGAGTTCGCCATCGCCACGATCCTGCGCCAGTTGCAACTGATCACCGCCAGCCCGGTACGGCCGCTGCGGGTGGACTTCGAGCACTCGCGCCCGGCGGACGTGTCGATGCACAAGCAGTTGTTCATGTGCCCGTTGTTCTTCAGCCAGCCGACCAACCGCATCACGCTGCCCGCCGAGGTTCTGCAACTGCCGGTGGCGCGAGGCAATGAGCGCCTGTTCATGGCCCTGGAGCCGTACCTGCAGCAGGCGCGTGAGCAGCGCAGCATCAGCGACGAATTGCTGCCCCAGGTCACCCGCATGATCGCGCTGGGCATGGCCAGTGGCGTGCCGTCACTGGATGAGGTCAGCGAGTGCATGGGGCTGAGCCGGCGTACCCTGCAACGTCGGCTCAAGGACCAGGGCATCGAGTTCTCTGTGCTGGTGGAGGAGGTGCGCCGTGACCTGGCGCTGGGCTACCTGAATCATTCCGACTACTCGATGACGCAGATTTCTCTGCTGCTCGGCTATGCCGAATCCGGCTCTTTCACCCGGGCGTTCCGGCGCTGGACCGGGCAATCGCCGCAGCAGTTCCGCCAGGCCGGGCGCGGGCCTGGCACGGGGTGCTGAAAATCTGGCGTCCGTGGTCAATCACGTTGCCGCGCCACCCGATAGGCTCGGAGGGACCGCATGTCTGTGTGCGAAACCCGAGAGTCCAGCATGAACGACAACAACAACGACGCTGTGCATGAACATCGCTCCTTCTGGCAACACGACTACGGCGCCTACGCGCCCAATACGCGCCTGACCGAAGACCTCAAGGTCGATGTGGCGGTGATTGGTGGAGGTTTTACCGGGCTCAACACTGCCTGGCAGTTCAAGCGCGACAACCCCGGTGCCCGGGTGGTGGTGCTGGAGGCGGCCTTGATCGGCTTCGGCGCCAGCGGGCGCAATGCCGGTTTCAGCACCAAGCTGTTCGGGCTGGAGCCGGAACTGGTGGTGCTGCGCTGGGGACGGCAGAAGATGATCGACGCCCACCACTACCTCGAAAAGGCCGTGGCCTATACCCGTGAGGTGATCGACAGCCACGGCATCGATTCTGATTACCGCCATGCCGGGCTGGTGCGGGTCAGCTATTCGCCGCAGCAGGTAGCGCGCCTGGGCAAGACCCTGGAGCTGTACGACTCGCTGGGACTGGCGGCGGACATGCGCTGGCAGGACAGCGACGCGCTGCGTCAGCAGTACGCTTCGCCTCGGTTGTTGGGCGGCATTCGCGAAGCCGAGACCGGCTACCTCGACCCTTGCAAGCACGTGCGCGGGCTCAAGGGCCTGGCAGCTTGCGCAGGGGTGCGTATCCATGAGGCGACACCGGTGCTCGATATCGACAACCGCGGCGTCGGTATCGTGTTACGCACGCCCGTGGCCAAGGTGACCGCCGACAAGCTGGTGATCGCCACCAATGCCTACTCACGGCAGGTACCCGGTTCTCGTGTGCTGGAGCGCCGCCAGTTCCCGCTGTGGACTTACCAGGTGGTCACCGAGCCGTTGGGCGACGCGCTATGGCAGCGTCTGGGCTGGCAGGGCAGGGAGGCCTTCGGCGACAACCGGCAGATGCTGCACTATTTTCGCCCGACCGCGGACGGGCGCATCGTCATGGGCGGTGGTGATGTGCGGGCCTACACCGGCAGCGCCATGCACGAACAGCCCTCGCCGGCCACCTGGGCCCATTGCGAGACACACCTCAAGTGGATCTACCCGCAGTTACGCGACGTACGCATCGCCTATCGCTGGGGCGGGCCGGTGTCGGTCAACGCCGACATGGTCCCTGAGATCAGCTTTGTCGGCGATGAACGCATGATTTATGCCGGGGGGTGCTTCGGCCACGGCGTGGCGCTGAGCCACCTGAACGGGCGCACCATCGCCGACCTGCTGCAGGGGCGACGCAGCGAGCTGAGCGACTTCTGGATCGTCAACCGAAAGGCCATCCCGATGCCGGGCAACACCCTGTCGTGCTGGGCCGGGCGCACGGCGCGCCAGGCGCTGCGAGCCTGGGACTGGTGGGAGGAGCGCGGGCTCAAGGCCTGACACGCAGAGGGTACTTGCCTGCTGGCACCGGATGACAAACACCCTGGCGCATGCGGCCAAGCCGCTGGCCACCGCCATTGAATACTGTCTGTCACGCAGAGCCGGAAACGCATGTTGGGCCGTCTTTTGGCGGCCCCTTTTTCCGCGCCCTTGCCCGTTACGAACTGCCTTTCGATAACCACAACAATCCCGCAAGGAAAAGTTCATGAAACCACGCCCCCTGTCCCTGTTGGGCGGCGCGCTGTTGGCGCTGCTCGGAACCACCACTTCGCTCACGGCCCTTGCCGACCTTACCCCTACGGGGGCCGAAAGGGCCGGCAATGCCGATGGCAGCATTCCCGCATGGACCGGCGGCCTGACCGAGGCGCCGGCCGGCTGGTCGCCGGGCCATGGCGACCCCTATGCCGGCGACAAGCGCCTGTACTCGATCGATGCCAGCAATGTGGCCCAGTACCAGGGGCAGTTGCCGGAAGGCCAGGTGGCGTTGATCAAGGCCTACCCGGGCTATCGCCTGGACGTGTACCCCACCCATCGCAGCTGCGCCATCCCCGCCGAGGTGGCCAAGCGTACCCAGGACTTTGCCGGCCAAGCCCGCATCGGCGCTGATGGCTGGCGCCTGGAGCAGGCCGCCGGGGCCGCGGTGCCGTTCCCGCAACCGAAAAGCGGCATCGAGGTGCTGTGGAACTACAAGCTGCGCTACATGGCCAAGGGCCGCAAAGCGCAGATCTCGTTCCTGCGCCGCGAGGCGGCCGGCGGGCTCACCGAGGTGCGGCAGTGGGCCAGCGAGTACTACCCCTACAACGACCCGGCGGTCAAAACGCCCGAGGACACCGGCGATATCGAAGCCAAGCTGCTCTACGACATCCAGTCGCCGTCCTCGCGCGCCGGCGAGATGTACCTGGTGCACGCGCGCCTGGACCAGCCGCAGAACGCCTGGATCTACTTCCCCGGGCAACGCCGCGTGCGCCAGGCGCCGACCTTCGCCTACGACAATCCGATCGCCGGCTCCGACAACCTGTACTTCGTCGACCAGATCAACATGTTCACCGGCGCCCTGGACCGCTACGACTTCAAGCTGCTGGGCAAGCGCGAAGTGGTGGTGCCGTACAACTCCTACCGTCTGGTGGACAAGGCCAATACCTACGACAAGCTGATCGGCGAGCAGTACCTGGACCGTGACGCGCAGCGCTACGAAAAGCATCGGGTGTGGGTGGTGGAGGCCACGGTCAAGGCCGACAAGCGCCATTCGTTCGCCAAGCGCGTGTTCTATTTCGACGAGGACAGCTGGAGCCTGCTGCACGTGGACATGTACGACGCCAGGGGCAACCTGTGGCGGGTGCAAGAGGGCAGCCTGTGGGCCGCCCCCGAGATCCAGGCCTGCACCAGCTTCGAGTACGTCAGCTACGACCTGATCGCCCGGCGTTATATCGCCGACGGCTTCACCCAGCAGGGCGCGGCCCTGGACCTCACCGCCGGCCTGCAGGGCCGGGTCAGTGACAAGTTGTTCAACGCGGGCGAACTGCGCCGTCGCGGCGAGCGCTGAGCCTCGGGAGACCACAGCATGAACAGACTCCCTTCGCGGGCATGGGCGAAGGCCGCACCGTGCCCGGCGCTGGCCCTGGCTGCCCTCGGGCTGCTCGGCGCGCAACCTTGCCAGGCCGTGACATTCGGTAGCGAGCACGGGATCTCGGGCAGCGTCGACTCGACCCTGTCCTACGGTTTCGCCAGCCGCCTGCAATCGCCCGACTGCCATTTGCTGGGCAATGACAATGGCGGTTGCAACACCGCCACCCATAACGAACTGGGCCGTTATTACAACCTGGAGCGCGGCAATGGCTACGCCAACGCCGACATCAACTACAGCAACGCCGACGACGGCAACCTCAACTACCACAAACACGACGTGTTCTCCCAGGTGCTCAAGGGTACCCATGAACTGAGCCTGCGTTTCGGCGAGGGCTGGAGTGCCCTGGGGCGGGTGGCCTGGGCGCGGGACTTCAAAATGGACGACACCCGTCGCACCGACCTGGAGGGGCCGGCCAGGCGCGACGCGACCCAGCGCTTCGACCTGCTCGACCTGTGGCTGGCGAAAAGCTTCGACCTCGGCGATATGCCGGCCAAGGTCAAGGTCGGCAACCAGGTGATCAGCTGGGGCGCGGAGCTGTTCGTCAGCGGCGGCATCAACCAGATCAACGCCCTGAGCCTGCCCAAGTACCACACCCCGGGCACGCAGTTGAAGGAAGTGTTCATCCCCGCGCCGATGGCCTCGTTCAGCCTGGGACTGACTGACGCCCTGAACCTGGAGGGCTACTACCAGTTCAAGTGGAACGGCTATGACGTCGACCCGGTGGGCACCTATTTCTCCAGCGCCGACATCGCGGGCGAAGGGCGTCGGGCGATCTACTACCCGACGGGTTTCGTCGAAGGCCTGCAACCCGGCACCTGCGCCGGAAGCCCGACCGGCCGCTGCGGCGACCCGCTGACCAGCGGCCTGAGCCACGAGCAACTGGTGGCCAGCGGCCTGGCAGTACCCTATGGCGGCGAACGCAAGCCCGGTAACGGCGGCCAGTACGGCTTGGCCCTGCGCTGGATGGCGGAGTCGATCAACACCGAGTTCGGCCTGTTCTACCAGCGCTACCACGACAAACTGCCGTTCATCGGCTACACGGCGCGCAGCAACCCGGACGCCTTGGTGGTAGACGATTACTTCATCAACTACGGCGAGGACAAGGACCTGTTCGGCGTGTCGATGAGCACCCTGGTGGGGCCGGTGGCCGTGGCCGGCGAGCTGTCGTTCCGGCCCCACGACAGTGTGGCGATCGACCCGACGGTAGCCTTCGGTCAGGGCCTGACCGGCAGCTACAATCGCTACAGCGTGTTCGACACCGGGGTGAGCAAGGGCTTCGTCGAGCAACGCAAGTGGCAGGCTGACGTCAACGCCACCTATACCTTCTCGGGCAACGACCCGCTGGGCTTCATCCCCAACGCCCTGGGCGCCTCGGACGGCTTCCTGCTGGCGGAGGTGGCGGTCACCCGCTATCCGGGGTTGGACACCTCGGGCCGGGTGCCTTACGTGCT
This window of the Pseudomonas mosselii genome carries:
- the qhpR gene encoding AraC-like transcriptional regulator QhpR — encoded protein: MKSVRTVLSENFFRRFRTTFAPHLEALGIDLPLLERADIEIPGDQYVALWEAAGTCNPAVGLTLGSQTEADDIGALGHALHCAPSVEKALMTLHTYIVVFAQESSIDYSCEGRQLRITYQVTDSTVVNRRQDAEFAIATILRQLQLITASPVRPLRVDFEHSRPADVSMHKQLFMCPLFFSQPTNRITLPAEVLQLPVARGNERLFMALEPYLQQAREQRSISDELLPQVTRMIALGMASGVPSLDEVSECMGLSRRTLQRRLKDQGIEFSVLVEEVRRDLALGYLNHSDYSMTQISLLLGYAESGSFTRAFRRWTGQSPQQFRQAGRGPGTGC
- a CDS encoding NAD(P)/FAD-dependent oxidoreductase, encoding MNDNNNDAVHEHRSFWQHDYGAYAPNTRLTEDLKVDVAVIGGGFTGLNTAWQFKRDNPGARVVVLEAALIGFGASGRNAGFSTKLFGLEPELVVLRWGRQKMIDAHHYLEKAVAYTREVIDSHGIDSDYRHAGLVRVSYSPQQVARLGKTLELYDSLGLAADMRWQDSDALRQQYASPRLLGGIREAETGYLDPCKHVRGLKGLAACAGVRIHEATPVLDIDNRGVGIVLRTPVAKVTADKLVIATNAYSRQVPGSRVLERRQFPLWTYQVVTEPLGDALWQRLGWQGREAFGDNRQMLHYFRPTADGRIVMGGGDVRAYTGSAMHEQPSPATWAHCETHLKWIYPQLRDVRIAYRWGGPVSVNADMVPEISFVGDERMIYAGGCFGHGVALSHLNGRTIADLLQGRRSELSDFWIVNRKAIPMPGNTLSCWAGRTARQALRAWDWWEERGLKA
- a CDS encoding DUF1329 domain-containing protein; this encodes MKPRPLSLLGGALLALLGTTTSLTALADLTPTGAERAGNADGSIPAWTGGLTEAPAGWSPGHGDPYAGDKRLYSIDASNVAQYQGQLPEGQVALIKAYPGYRLDVYPTHRSCAIPAEVAKRTQDFAGQARIGADGWRLEQAAGAAVPFPQPKSGIEVLWNYKLRYMAKGRKAQISFLRREAAGGLTEVRQWASEYYPYNDPAVKTPEDTGDIEAKLLYDIQSPSSRAGEMYLVHARLDQPQNAWIYFPGQRRVRQAPTFAYDNPIAGSDNLYFVDQINMFTGALDRYDFKLLGKREVVVPYNSYRLVDKANTYDKLIGEQYLDRDAQRYEKHRVWVVEATVKADKRHSFAKRVFYFDEDSWSLLHVDMYDARGNLWRVQEGSLWAAPEIQACTSFEYVSYDLIARRYIADGFTQQGAALDLTAGLQGRVSDKLFNAGELRRRGER
- a CDS encoding DUF1302 domain-containing protein codes for the protein MNRLPSRAWAKAAPCPALALAALGLLGAQPCQAVTFGSEHGISGSVDSTLSYGFASRLQSPDCHLLGNDNGGCNTATHNELGRYYNLERGNGYANADINYSNADDGNLNYHKHDVFSQVLKGTHELSLRFGEGWSALGRVAWARDFKMDDTRRTDLEGPARRDATQRFDLLDLWLAKSFDLGDMPAKVKVGNQVISWGAELFVSGGINQINALSLPKYHTPGTQLKEVFIPAPMASFSLGLTDALNLEGYYQFKWNGYDVDPVGTYFSSADIAGEGRRAIYYPTGFVEGLQPGTCAGSPTGRCGDPLTSGLSHEQLVASGLAVPYGGERKPGNGGQYGLALRWMAESINTEFGLFYQRYHDKLPFIGYTARSNPDALVVDDYFINYGEDKDLFGVSMSTLVGPVAVAGELSFRPHDSVAIDPTVAFGQGLTGSYNRYSVFDTGVSKGFVEQRKWQADVNATYTFSGNDPLGFIPNALGASDGFLLAEVAVTRYPGLDTSGRVPYVLPDYSLPDRTSWGYVTEFGLNYPNLFGSGVTVTPQLDFSHDVKGTTPNAMPFVEGRRSLTASLLFNHRDRWKGGLQWVRYWGGGDNNLMADRDFVSGNISYSF